The window CTGTACCCGATAACGTTGAGAAAGAAATATTAGAATCAAGATCTTAAAACATTATTAACTAATAATATTATGGCAAAAGAAACCTACCAGCGCGAGAAGCCACATGTAAACATAGGAACGATTGGCCACGTAGACCACGGGAAAACCACGTTGACGGCGGCGGT is drawn from Fodinibius salinus and contains these coding sequences:
- a CDS encoding GTP-binding protein; protein product: MAKETYQREKPHVNIGTIGHVDHGKTTLTAAV